In Prunus dulcis chromosome 1, ALMONDv2, whole genome shotgun sequence, the following are encoded in one genomic region:
- the LOC117625317 gene encoding calcineurin-binding protein 1 isoform X2, with amino-acid sequence MFSIAAINDTESKGKWEPLAPTKEAQEFHLSQTYHEGLHKLQAKEYKKATELLESVLQDPLIANAQVDGNVSDCHLLQLRFLALKNLANVYLQQGSAYYESALRCYLQAVEIDTKDSVVWNQLGTLSCSMGSLSISRWAFEQGLLCSPSNWNCMEKLLEVLIAIGDEVACLSVAELILRHWPSHSRALHVKETIEESEPVPYAPRGIDKLEPKHVRLKFVDKRKASDENIEEGVASKKLKQSIDLNLAEASWAALVDALMDILLPLNGSQSEMGAAKSHRSGDVRLILHLPSSSESTVGFEERKGFNLSPIGGNAVFGDCNSEKTGTVKEKATNLLELQPQERRSTRLERLRSRKPGKEDLDFGNGKDQAKVVVQYLEPFIAGGSGIKDSGHSGNCVVSCPDQTNPWDTEYGDVSRFVEKTSNNYGAFHLVHLLLEEAASRGLLYQDAFIKILELEKMTRNCGKDRSRECCLFLAELYYDLGSLSSDVSRLSEFMSEASYHLCKIIESVAVEDESISGLKRFFGTSGISANTSVCPDVPLDGSSLTSNSSFWVRFFWLSGRLCILDGNKEKAHQEFCISLSLLAKKENTTDSQCVIRLPYCKVVKELTIHRILHEINILKVDFLMEKTLGEMIEKEMYMECMSLLVPLLFETKNVPPDALPLRLADKGGEGITSVELSALDILIKACEKTKPMDVDVYLSCHRRKLQILMAAAGIDECLASCKSFLLKSGSNPRYASDVDTKESSSKHCWNFLVAEEVKAISQCVSQVKNFIDQSGASDTIPVSSIGDMQCLLLSVMCNVASIFLSKKSSDLVITDQIERSCFIEASIAFCKLQHLNIMITVKTQVDLIVTMHDLLAEYGLCCAGLGGEGEEGTFLKFAIKHLLALDMKFKSNSNSLNKETAQYKEQLCLNSHAKSDTDLEMVHTGIDETSAAGKDASERTPSKSTSFDNTLDKDSVGLEGGKQGVDGSGGKFNGCEKENFQLNEAGAELLEDEREELELKIDYALDQCFFCLYGLNIRSDSSYEDDLVVHKNTSPGDYQTKEQCADVFQYILPYAKASSRTGLVKVRRVLRAIRKHFPQPPDDILAGNAIDKFLDDPHLCEDKLSEEAGSDGFLETITKIILPDARSLKQQKTSSVGSSEPYLDVYCNLYYFLALSEEMSATDKWPGFVLAKEGEEFVQHNAKLFKYDLLYNPLRFESWQRLGNIYDEEVDLLLNDGSKHINVAGWRKSATLPQRVETSRRRSRRCLLMSLALAKTSVQQSEIHELLALVYYDSLQNVVPFYDQRTVVPLKDAAWMMFCENSMRHFKKAFAHKQDWSHAYYIGKLCEKLGFSYETSLSYYDKAIALNPTAVDPVYRMHASRLKMLCTRGKQNIDALKVLSSYAFNQSRKGAIMTILGNMDSENSNSPKDRSTQANIGEQKHEDSLKLEVWNMLYSDCLSALETCVEGELKHFHKARYMLAQGLYRSGESGALERAKEELSFCFKSSRSSFTINMWEIDSMVKKGRRKTPGFSGSKKSLEVNLPESSRKFITCIRKYLLFYLELLEKTGDICTLDRAYISLRADKRFSLCIEDLVPVALGRYVKALVSSMRQAETVGSGATSNSEHILEKVFVLFMEQGNLWPEICGLPEIKVTETSESSLYGYLHEHIITLEKNGKLETLEAINEKIRKRFKNPKLSNSNCAKVCRHASIAWCRSLILSLAKITPSQSEITSEMQVLNPTEMLENSQLLCVDLQTDELWSSAFEDPTHFKNLEAKRNPILSKIKNLTVKKASDENLEAASALLRSSYNFYRESSCVMPSSGVNLYLVPSWLAKDTQFKPTMDGAEILDLSIPRKLLLWAYTLLHGRYTNISFVVKHCEENAKSKMKKGAGTLFAPSNTSTPNTSTTQAGCLFTHTH; translated from the exons ATG TTCTCAATTGCAGCTATCAATGATACTGAATCCAAAGGCAAATGGGAACCTTTAGCTCCCACCAAAGAagct CAGGAATTTCATCTTTCACAAACTTATCATGAAGGACTTCACAAATTACAAGCTAAAGAATACAAAAAGGCTACCGAGCTGTTAGAATCTGTCCTACAAGATCCTCTTATAGCAAACGCTCAG GTGGATGGTAATGTCAGCGATTGCCATCTTTTGCAACTCAG ATTCTTGGCACTGAAGAACCTTGCTAATGTTTACCTTCAACAAGGTTCGGCATATTATGAGAGTGCTCTACGATGTTATCTTCAAGCTGTAGAGATTGATACCAAAGATTCTGTTGTCTGGAACCAGCTGGGAACACTGTCATGCTCAATGGGCTCTCTGAGTATATCCCGTTGGGCATTTGAGCAAGGGCTTTTATGCAGCCCTAGTAATT GGAACTGCATGGAGAAATTATTGGAAGTTCTTATTGCTATTGGTGATGAGGTTGCATGCCTTTCTGTTGCAGAGTTAATTTTGAGGCATTGGCCATCACATTCTCGTGCTTTGCATGTCAAGGAAACCATTGAAGAATCTGAGCCAGTTCCATATGCTCCTAGAGGTATAGATAAGCTGGAACCTAAACATGTCCGTCTAAAATTTGTTGACAAGAGAAAAGCAAGTGATGAAAATATAGAGGAGGGCGTTGCATCAAAGAAGCTGAAGCAGAGCATAGATCTGAACCTGGCAGAAGCTTCTTGGGCTGCTCTTGTTGATGCACTCATGGATATCTTACTTCCATTGAATGGGAGTCAATCTGAGATGGGGGCTGCAAAATCACACCGATCTGGGGATGTAAGATTGATTTTACACTTACCTTCTAGTTCAGAAAGTACCGTAGGATTTGAGGAAAGGAAAGGGTTTAACTTATCCCCAATTGGGGGAAATGCTGTATTTGGTGATTGTAACTCTGAAAAAACTGGTACTGTTAAAGAAAAAGCCACAAATCTTCTAGAATTACAACCACAAGAGAGGCGGAGTACTCGTCTCGAAAGGCTTAGAAGTCGTAAACCGGGGAAAGAAGATCTTGACTTTGGTAACGGTAAGGATCAGGCCAAGGTTGTAGTTCAATATCTAGAACCTTTTATTGCTGGTGGATCAGGAATCAAAGATTCTGGTCATTCTGGTAATTGTGTTGTTTCATGTCCTGATCAAACTAATCCATGGGATACTGAATATGGCGATGTTTCCAGATTTGTCgaaaaaacttcaaataatTATGGTGCTTTCCATTTGGTCCATTTGCTTTTAGAGGAGGCTGCAAGTAGAGGTCTTTTGTATCAGGATGCATTTATTAAGATCCTGGAGTTGGAAAAGATGACAAGGAATTGCGGGAAGGATAGGAGCCGTGAGTGTTGCCTTTTTCTTGCTGAGCTTTATTATGACCTTGGGTCATTGTCTTCCGATGTTTCCAGGCTATCTGAGTTCATGTCTGAGGCATCTTATCATCTTTGTAAAATTATTGAATCTGTAGCTGTGGAAGATGAAAGTATCTCTGGGCTTAAGAGATTCTTTGGTACTAGTGGAATATCAGCGAATACTTCTGTTTGCCCGGATGTACCATTAGATGGTTCGTCTTTAACAAGTAACAGTTCCTTCTGGGTTCGGTTTTTCTGGTTAAGCGGACGGTTATGTATTTTGGATGGCAACAAGGAAAAAGCCCACCAAGAATTCTGTATTTCCTTGTCACTTTTGGCGAAGAAGGAAAATACGACTGATTCCCAATGTGTGATCCGCCTCCCTTATTGCAAGGTTGTTAAAGAGTTAACCATTCATAGAATTCTCCATGAAATCAACATTTTAAAGGTTGATTTCTTGATGGAGAAGACTTTAGGTGAGATGATTGAGAAAGAAATGTATATGGAGTGCATGTCCTTGCTTGTTCCACTtctatttgaaacaaaaaatgttCCCCCTGATGCATTACCCTTGCGCTTAGCTGATAAAGGGGGAGAAGGAATTACTTCTGTTGAACTATCAGCACTAGATATTTTAATCAAGGCATGTGAGAAGACAAAACCTATGGATGTTGATGTTTATTTGAGTTGCCATCGGCGGAAGCTGCAAATTCTTATGGCAGCAGCAGGAATTGATGAATGCCTTGCTTCCTGTAAATCCTTCCTATTGAAATCCGGGTCAAACCCTCGCTATGCTTCTGATGTAGATACAAAAGAAAGTTCAAGCAAGCATTGCTGGAATTTCTTGGTTGCAGAGGAAGTGAAGGCTATTTCTCAATGTGTGTCCCAAGTGAAGAACTTTATTGATCAATCTGGGGCTTCT GACACTATTCCAGTGAGCAGCATAGGTGATATGCAATGCTTGCTCTTGTCAGTCATGTGCAACGTTGCAAGCATATTCCTCTCTAAGAAGTCTTCTGATCTAGTAATTACtgatcaaattgaaagaaGTTGCTTTATTGAAGCTTCCATTGCATTTTGCAAGCTCCAACACCTCAACATCATGATAACTGTTAAAACTCAA GTTGACTTAATTGTCACAATGCATGATTTGCTGGCTGAGTATGGGCTCTGCTGTGCTGGTCTGGGTGGTGAAGGGGAGGAAGGAACATTTCTTAAGTTTGCAATTAAGCATCTATTGGCCTTGGATATGAAGTTTAAATCTAACTCTAACTCATTAAACAAGGAAACAGCTCAATACAAAGAGCAACTTTGCCTAAACAGTCATGCCAAATCAGATACTGATTTGGAAATGGTTCACACAGGAATAGATGAGACCAGTGCTGCAGGAAAGGATGCTTCTGAAAGGACACCTTCCAAAAGCACTTCATTTGATAATACCCTAGATAAAGACAGCGTGGGATTGGAAGGTGGAAAGCAAGGTGTAGATGGGTCTGGTGGCAAGTTCAACGgatgtgaaaaagaaaattttcaattgaatGAAGCCGGAGCTGAGCTCCTTGAAGATGAAAGGGAGGAACTTGAGttgaaaattgattatgcattGGATCAGTGTTTCTTCTGCTTATATGGTCTAAATATAAGATCTGATTCATCCTACGAAGATGATTTAGTTGTGCACAAAAATACTAGCCCTGGTGATTACCAGACAAAAGAACAGTGTGCTGATGTTTTTCAGTACATACTACCTTATGCAAAGGCTTCTTCT AGGACAGGATTAGTTAAAGTTCGAAGAGTACTCAGAGCCATACGCAAACATTTTCCACAACCACCAGACGATATTTTGGCTGGAAATGCAATAGATAAGTTCTTAGATGATCCTCATTTGTGCGAAGATAAGCTCTCAGAGGAGGCTGGATCTGATGGGTTTCTTGAAACCATAACAAAGATTATACTCCCTGATGCGAGAAGCCTTAAACAACAGAAGACATCATCCGTTGGGAG CTCTGAACCGTATCTGGATGTCTATTGCAACTTGTATTATTTCCTTGCCCTATCTGAGGAAATGAGTGCTACTGATAAGTGGCCTGGCTTTGTGCTTGCCAAGGAAGGGGAAGAATTTGTACAGCATAACGCAAAACTCTTCAAATATGATTTACTGTACAATCCTCTACGTTTCGAAAGTTGGCAAAGACTCGGAAATATCTATGATGAG GAAGTAGACTTGTTGCTAAATGATGGCAGTAAGCACATCAATGTGGCAGGATGGAGGAAGAGTGCTACTTTACCTCAGAGAGTTGAGACAAGTCGACGGAGGAGTAGACGGTGTCTATTAATGAGTTTGGCTTTGGCAAAGACATCAGTTCAGCAG TCTGAGATACACGAGCTATTGGCATTGGTGTACTATGATAGCCTTCAAAATGTGGTGCCATTTTATGATCAGCGAACTGTTGTACCCTTGAAGGATGCAGCATGGATGATGTTTTGTGAGAACTCGATGAGACATTTTAAAAAAGCTTTCGCTCACAA GCAAGATTGGTCCCATGCTTACTATATTGGGAAGCTCTGTGAAAAGCTAGGATTCTCTTATGAGACATCATTGTCATATTATGATAAAGCTATTGCTCTAAATCCAACAGCTGTAGATCCAGTCTACAGGATGCATGCTTCGCGTTTGAAGATGCTTTGTACACgtggaaaacaaaatatagaCGCTTTAaag GTTCTTTCATCATATGCCTTTAATCAATCGAGAAAGGGTGCTATCATGACAATCTTAGGTAACATGGATtctgaaaactcaaactcgcCTAAGGATAGAAGCACACAAGCAAACATTGGGGAGCAGAAGCATGAAGATTCACTCAAATTAGAGGTGTGGAACATGCTTTACAGTGACTGTCTTTCTGCCCTTGAAACTTGTGTTGAAGGGGAGCTTAAACATTTTCATAAAGCCAGATATATGCTTGCTCAAGGTCTGTATAGAAGTGGGGAAAGTGGTGCGTTGGAGAGGGCAAAGGAAGAACTCTCCTTTTGCTTCAAATCATCTCGCTCATCTTTTACAATAAATATGTGGGAGATTGATAGCATGGTCAAAAAAGGAAG GCGGAAAACTCCTGGTTTCTCTGGGAGTAAAAAATCCCTTGAAGTTAACTTACCTGAAAGTTCTCGAAAGTTTATTACTTGCATCCGGAAATATCTGTTGTTCTATTTGGAACTGTTGGAGAAGACTGGAGACATCTGTACTCTTGACCGTGCTTATATATCTCTGCGAGCTGATAAGAGG TTTTCACTATGCATTGAAGATCTTGTTCCAGTAGCACTTGGGAGGTACGTTAAGGCCTTGGTTTCATCCATGCGACAAGCTGAGACTGTTGGCTCTGGTGCTACAAGTAATTCTGAGCATATATTGGAGAAAgtgtttgttttgttcatgGAGCAGGGGAACTTATGGCCAGAAATATGTGGTTTGCCTGAGATTAAGGTCACAGAAACATCAGAAAGCAGTTTATATGG ATATCTTCATGAACACATAATAACATTGGAGAAAAATGGCAAGCTGGAGACACTTGAAGCCATAAATGAGAAGATACGAAAGAGGTTTAAGAATCCAAAATTATCAAACAGTAACTGTGCAAAAGTTTGTAGGCATGCTTCCATTGCTTGGTGTCGATCTCTTATACTAAGCTTGGCAAAGATTACTCCGTCGCAGTCTGAAATCACCAGTGAGATGCAGGTCCTTAATCCAACAGAGATGTTGGAAAACAGCCAGCTGCTTTGTGTTGATCTGCAAACAGACGAATTATGGAGTTCAGCATTCGAGGACCCAACCCATTTTAAAAATCTTGAAGCAAAACGGAATCCTATTTTGtctaaaataaagaatttaacaGTTAAGAAAGCTTCAGATGAAAATTTGGAGGCTGCCAGTGCTCTGCTTCgatcttcatacaatttttaTCGTGAGAGCTCCTGTGTGATGCCCTCATCTGGTGTCAACCTGTATTTGGTTCCGTCTTGGTTAGCAAAAGATACACAGTTCAAGCCGACCATGGATGGGGCTGAAATCCTTGACCTTAGCATTCCGAGAAAGCTTCTCTTGTGGGCTTACACGCTATTGCATGGCCGTTACACAAACATATCTTTTGTCGTAAAGCATTGTGAAGAGAATGCAAAG tctaaaatgaaaaaaggagCTGGAACCTTATTTGCACCCTCAAACACAAGCACACCCAACACCAGCACTACGCAAGCAG GTTGTCTTTTCACTCACACACACTGA